The following are from one region of the Palaemon carinicauda isolate YSFRI2023 unplaced genomic scaffold, ASM3689809v2 scaffold7, whole genome shotgun sequence genome:
- the LOC137637385 gene encoding sex determination and dosage compensation protein sdc-2-like, with protein MAQFNVQKFAADPSAELASIPNAKKLELLELASHLSIATRSSMRKNEIRNLILEHYMRVGELGSEARQYITREPAVLAHEQQLEYERISLEHEKLAVQKLESERQFAWLEKQAEEKRLESERLAEAQRVESERSAEAQRLESERHMSKLKLEFEIEKAKLQLALEREKEKMDYESSLALKFEQEKAKLSRENKEHEISLLEAQEKPFDLAKNIKLVPTFTDYDPEDYFKTFEETALHLDWPRDQWVWLLRLKLTGKAAKVCRHLENTTNYQNVKQAILDAFSISVEGYRQTFRNKTKFTTQTYVEFASEKLREFRKWVKSAAVNTFAELENLVVLEEFKRKLPLNIMMYLEDREEKILLKAASLADTYSLIHKFGNSKRTDQNVKPFPAKNSETLTDMAKASNVRCSYCKKDGHTIKNCPDPKCKTSLPIRNPFNPFLNFKGKTDGQIKPVSHIHSEKPVNLFDDFTFDGTVALNSDGDKYKVRILRDTGASQSLLLRNALPNIEANVTNEHVLVKDLSQISKVPLANVHLDCPIKRY; from the exons atggctcaatttaacgttcagaagtttgctgcggatccctctgctgagttagctagtatcccaaatgctaagaaactagagcttcttgagttagctagtcatttgtcaattgcaactaggagtagtatgcggaagaatgaaattcgcaacttgattcttgagcattatatgcgtgtgggtgaactaggcagtgaagctagacagtatataactcgtgaaccagcagtactagcccacgagcagcagttagaatatgagcgcatttcccttgaacacgagaaacttgcagtacagaaattagaatcggagagacaatttgcgtggttggagaaacaagccgaagagaaaag GTTAGAATCTGAGAGATTAGCGGAAGCCCAAAGGGTAGAATCTGAGAGATCAGCAGAAGCTCAAAGGTTAGAGTCAGAGAGACATatgtcgaaacttaaattagaattcgagatagagaaagctaaacttcagttagctttagaaagagagaaagaaaaaatggactatgaatcttcgttagcacttaaatttgaacaggaaaaagcaaagctttctagagagaataaggaacatgaaatttcgcttttggaagctcaggagaaaccctttgatttagcaaaaaacattaaattggttCCCACATTTACAGATTATGatcctgaagattattttaagacttttgaagagactgccttgcatttggattggccacgcgatcagtgggtttggctattaaggctgaaattaactgggaaagctgcgaaagtttgtagacatctcgaaaatacgacaaattaccagaatgttaaacaagcaattttggatgcgttttcaatctctgtcgagggatatcgtcagacctttcgtaacaaaactaagttcacaactcaaacctatgtagaattcgcttcggagaaattaagggagtttaggaaatgggtaaaatctgctgcagtaaatacttttgctgaattagagaatttggttgtacttgaagagtttaaacgaaagcttcctttgaacattatgatgtatttagaggatagggaagaaaaaatcttgttaaaggcagcttctctagcagacacttactctttaatacataaatttggcaacagtaagagaaccgaccagaatgtaaaaccatttccagctaaaaactctgaaactctgactgatatggcaaaagcgtctaatgttcgttgtagttattgtaagaaagacggtcacacgattaaaaactgtccagatcctaaatgtaaaacttctttgcctattcggaacccatttaacccttttcttaactttaaaggtaaaacggatggtcagattaagcctgtctcccatatccattctgaaaagcctgtaaatctatttgatgattttacttttgatggaactgtagctttgaactctgatggggataaatataaagtcaggatacttcgggacacgggtgcttcgcaaagtttactattgagaaatgctctccctaatattgaagctaacgtaactaatgaacatgttctcgtgaaagacctttcacaaatatctaaagttccccttgctaatgttcatcttgattgtcctataaagagatattga